TCATGCGATCGATCGCGGCACGGAGTGGGTCATCGGCATGCAGAGCAGCAACGGCGGCTGGGGCGCATTCGAGCCGGAAAACACGCATCTGTACCTGAACAACATTCCGTTCTCGGATCACGGTGCGCTGCTCGACCCGCCAACGGTGGACGTCTCCGCCCGCTGTCTGTCGATGCTCGCGCAGTTGCCGCAGACGCCTGAGCGCCGTGCGTCTGCCGATCTGGCGCTGAAGTACATTCTGGACGATCAGGAAGCCGACGGTAGCTGGTATGGCCGTTGGGGCATGAATTTCGTGTACGGCACGTGGTCCGCGATGTGCGGCCTGGCGGCGGCGGGCATTCTGCCGGAGCATCCGGCGATGGCCCGTGCCGCGCAGTGGCTCCTCTCGATCCAGAACGCCGACGGCGGCTGGGGCGAGGACGGCGACAGCTACAAGCTCGAATACAAGGGCTATGAAGCCGCACCGAGTACGTCGTCGCAAACGGCCTGGGCGCTGCTCGGTCTGATGGCGGCGGGCAAGGCCGACCATCCGGCGGTCAAGCGCGGCGTCGATTACCTGCTGAACACGCAGAACGACGAAGGTCTGTGGGACGAAGAACTCTACACGGCGACGGGCTTCCCGCGCGTGTTCTATCTCCGCTACCACGGCTACCGCAAGTTCTTCCCGCTGTGGGCGCTTGCGCGTTATCGCAATCTCACGGTGCGTAACGATTGCCCGGTGCCTTGCGGGATGTAAGACCGACGCACGTCGCCTGCATCAGGTATTCGTCGCCCCGGCATCGACCGTTTTCGCGTTGATCGTCGGGGCGATTTGTTTTGTTGCGATCCCTATCTCTATTCCATAAGGAAGTGCATGAGCCAGCCCATCATCGTCGTGACCGGTATGCCGTTCGAAGCCCGCATCGCCCGAGGCGATGGCGTGCATGTCGTCTGTGCGCAGAACGATACGCTGACGGCGAAGCTGGAGGCGGCGATTGCGCATGAAGGGGCGCGTGGTCTGGTGAGCTTCGGGACGGCGGGTGGTTTGATCCCGGGCCTGAAGCCGGGGCAGTGGATCATCGCGCACAAGGTGCTGGACATGCCGGAGCAGGCGCGTGAGTACGTCACGTCCATCGCTTGGGCGGAGGCATTGCGTCGCGCGATGCCCGGCGCGTTGCGCGCCGATGTGGCGGGCGTGACGGCCCCTGTGGTGAGCGCTGACGACAAGGCAGCGTTGTTCCGCGAGAGTGGGGCGGCAGCGGCGGACATGGAGTCGCATATTGTCGCGCGGGTCGCGCAGGCGCACGGGCTGCCGTTCGTGGTGGCGCGCGTGGTGATCGATCCTGCCGAGCGTTCGTTGCCTCCGGCGGCGCTCGCGGGTATGCGGCCCGATGGGGCCGTTAATTTACTTGGGGTGCTGGGATCGCTCGCGAAAAACCCGCTGCAACTACCGGCGTTGCTTCGCGTGGGGAAGGACGCCGGACGTGCGAAGGATGCGATGCGCTACGGACGCCAGATCATCTCGCTGCGACTCGGGGAAGGGTTTGGGGCTGTGGTGGCTGGGATTTGATGGTCTTATGAGGCGCTGCGCTGACTCACGGGCTTGTCGTCTTCCTTGCGATCTTGATGACAACCACTCGCTGGCAAATGGAAAACCTGTCAACGTTGACAGGTGCGCAAACGCGATCAAATGCCTAGATTGGACTTAGTCTCCTATTGCGGAGGCATGTCCGAAGGAGTCAATCATGGCAAGCATTCAAGGCGTCAGTCCCGTCCAGATATCCAGTCTCGATAACGCTAATATTTCGATTGTTGGAGAGGGATTTACAACAGCCGTGGCAGTCTATTTCGTGGATCCGTCGACATCGGCGAAAGTCTTCGCGCGTAGCTTCACCATCGTCAGCGATAAACAGATCAATACGGTCGTTCCATCGATCTCTACCGGCCAGATCAGAGTGCACGTCGTCACCGGTGGAACGGACGCCACCGTGCCGGCCGAAGCCAAGCAAGGATTCGGAATTGGTAACACGATCTTCTACAGCGACCGCGTACAACTCGCATAGCCAATTGAGATTTCAACGCTTTCGCATCTGCCGCAAGCATTAAAAACCCCACAAGTGCAAACACCTTGTGGGGTTTTGAATTTGTCGAGCGGAGAACTCAAACGTCCGATGACTGCTGCCCTTTCGCCTGCGCGCGCCCCTTCCACATGCCGCCTCGTCCGCGCCAGTGTTGCAGCGCCGAGTCGAACGTGAAGACGGTATACAGCGCGGCGACCAGGGGCAGCATCGGGCCGAAGCTCGACGGCTGACGGTAGAAGCGCAGCATCGGCAGGTAGGAAATCGTCATCGCGATCCACGCGAAGAGCCCCAGCCATTGGCCAATGCCAGAACCGAAGATCGTCATGACCGGCGGTACGATGAACGTCAGCAGCAACGACACGATCGTGCCTGCCAGTAGCACCGGCGAGTACTGCAACTGCGCGTAAGCCGTGCGTGACACCATCTTGCGAATCTCGCCCAGGTTGTCATAAGGCCGCACGCTCACGGCGCGCTCCGTCAGTCCCAGCCAGATCGGACCCTGCTTCTTGAGCATCCTCCCCATCGCGCAGTCGTCGATGATCTCGTCGCGAATCGCTTCGATGCCACCACCGGCTTCGAGCGACGGCCGATGGATCAGCATGCAGCCACCGGCGGCGGCTGCAATCTTCTTCTTCGGGTCATTGACCCAGGCGAACGGATAAAGCATCTGGAAGAACAGTACGAACGCCGGAATCAGCGTGCGCTCGAACCAGGCCGTGCAACGCAGCTTCGCCATGAGCGAGACGAGCACCCGATTGTCGCCCGTCGCGCGCGTCACGAGACGGCGCACATTGTCGGGTGAATGCGCGATGTCGGCGTCGGTGTGCAGCAGGTATTCGGGGCGGATGCCATCGTCGTTGGTGGCAGGATCGCTCGCGAATGCCACGCCCTGACGCACAGCCCACATCTTGCCGGTCCAGCCACCGGGCAGTGGTTGACCCGAGAGAACATCCACGCGACGCGTCAAGCCATCGGCTGCGGCGCGCGCAGCGGCCTCGCGCGCGAGATCTGCCGTGCCATCGGTGCTTTGATCGTCCACGACGACGATGCGCAGACGCCCGGCATAGTCCTGTCGACACAGCGACTCGACCACCTGACCGATCGATTCGGCCTCGTTGCGCGCCGGGATGACGACGGCAACGGCAGGCCACACGGCCGGGGCGGGCAGACGGTCTTCGTTCAGATCGTCGCGCTCACGTGCACGCCAGAAATCGCCTTGCGAGATCAGCAGGTAGATCCAGATGGCCAGCGACAACGCGGCGATCCAGGCCAAAACAGTCATGAGAGATATCCGGCAGAACCAAACCAGGCAAGCGCGTCGCGCAGGCCTTCGGGATAGGCACGGGCGGTGTAGCCCAGCTCGCGTCTGGCCTTCTCCGAAGAGAAGAACATGTGATAACGCGACATCTTCAGGCCGTCGACCGTGACGAACGGCTCTTTGCCCGTGAAGCGTGCCACCCCTTGGGCCGCCATCGCGAGCGGGTAGAGCGGCCAGCGCGGCAGGGCGATCTTCGGTGCCTTGCGCCCGACCATGCCAGCGATGCTTGCCAGCATGTCGCGCAGCAGCACGTCGTCGCCACCGAGGATGTAGCGCTCGCCGATACGCCCGCGTTCGAGCGCGAGCAAATGGCCTTCGGCGCAGTCGTCCACGTGCACGAGATTGAGCCCGGTATCGACGAACGCAGGAATTTTGCCCTGCGCGGCTTCGACGATGATGCGCCCGGTGGGCGTGGGCTTGATGTCGCGCGGCCCGATGGGCGTGGACGGATTGACGATCACGGCGGGCAGGCCGTCGTTCGCAATCATGCGCTCGACCAGACGTTCGGCCGCGACCTTGCTGCGCTTGTACACGCCGATGGTCGTGGCTTCTTCGTTCGGGGAGGTTTCGTCGACGGGGCCTGCGGCGTCGTGCACACGCAGCGTCGCGACACTGCTGGTGTACACCACGCGTTCGACGCCTGCACGCAGCGCGGCTTCCATCACCGTGCGCGTGCCGTCGATATTGGCCCGCATGATGTCGTTGGGATCTTTCGCCCAGAGGCGGTAGTCGGCGGCCACGTGGAGCAGGGCGTCCACGCCGGTCAGCGCGCGCTGCATCGATGCCGCGTCGCGCATATCGCCTTCCACGACCTCGACAGGCAGGTCGGCGAGGTTCGCCCGGGGGCTGGTGCCGCGCACCAGCAGGCGAACCTCATGACCGCGCGCGAGCGCCGTACGTGCTACCGCAGAACCGACGAACCCGGAGGCGCCGGTGACCAGCACTCGCGACGGCATTTACGCCTTGGCCCGGCGCAGTTCGTCGAGCTTGATCTCGACGTGCTTCGAGAACACGAACTCGGCCGGACGCTGCTTGGCGAACGAGATGTCGTCCGCCATCTTGCCTTCGGTACGTACGCCCTTGAGCGCCACACCCAAAGCACGCAACGGGTGCGAGATGGTTTCGTTCACGGCCGTGGCTTCGAAGCCGCTGTGCACCATGCAGTCTGCGCACTTTTCGTAGTTGCCCACACCGTACTTGTCCCAGTCGGTGGTGTTCATCAGTTCCGTGTACGTCTTGGCATAGCCTTCGCCGAGCAAGTAGCACGGACGCTGCCAGCCGAACACCGTGCGCGTCGGGTTGCCCCACGGCGTGCAGTGGTACGAACGGTTACCCGCGAGGAAGTCCAGGAACAGGCTCGACTGGCTGAACGTCCAGTTCTTGCCGCCGTTGCCGCGCTTGAGAATGTCGCGGAACAGTTGCTTGGTCTTCGAACGGTTCAGGAAGTGCTGCTGGTCCGGAGCGCGCTCGTAAGCGTAGCCCGGCGACACGGTGATGCCGTCGAGACCCAGGTCCTTCGTCGAATCGAAGAACTTGGCGACCTTCTCCGGATCGGCGTTGTTGAACAGCGTGCAGTTGATGTTCACACGGAAGCCGCGCGACTTGGCCAGCTTGATGGCGGCCACGGCGCGGTCGTACACACCTTCCTGCGACACGGCCGCATCGTGCATTTCACGGTCGCCGTCGAGGTGGATCGACCACACGAAGAACGGGCTAGGCTCGTAGTCGTCGATCTTCTTTTCGAGCAGCAGGGCGTTCGTGCACAGATACACGAACTTCTTGCGCGCGATGATGCCCTTGACGATTTCCGGCATTTCCTTGTGCAGCAGCGGCTCGCCGCCAGCGATCGAGACGACCGGTGCGCCGCACTCGTCCACGGCGTCGAGCGAGTCCTTGAGCGAGACGCGCTGGTTCAGGATGGGATCCGGATAGTCGATCTTGCCGCAGCCGGAGCAGGCCAGGTTGCAGCGAAAGAGCGGTTCGAGCATCAGCACCAGCGGGTAGCGCTTGACGCCCTTAAAGCGTTGCTTCATCAGATAGGCGCCAACATACGCCTGTTGCAGGAAGGGGATGGCCAAGTTCGGCTCCTGTTCGTATAGCGTTAGCCAGCGACCGCGTGGCGTGCGGCGACCGGCTCGTCTTTGGTCAATTCCGACGGCAAGCGGAACTGGATGGTTTCCTCGATGCCGTCCATGAGAGTCACTTCGACCGTGTCGATGCGACGCAGCGCATCGATCACGTCTTCGACCATGCGCTCGGGCGCGGACGCCCCTGCGGTAATGCCGATGCGGGCTTTGCCGCGCACCCATTCCGGATTTACCTCGGAGCCGTCGGCCACGAGATAGCTCGGCAGCCCCATTTCGGAGCCGATTTCGCGCAGGCGGTTCGAGTTCGAGCTATTCGTCGCCCCGACCACGAGCAGTACGTCCACACGCTCGCACAGCTCGCGCACGGCGGTCTGGCGATTCTGCGTGGCGTAGCAGATGTCTTTGGTGTTCGGGCCGACGATATTGGTAAAGCGACGTTGCAGCGCAGCAATGATACCGCGAGTCTCGTCGACCGACAGCGTGGTCTGCGTGACGTACGACACCGGCGTGTCGATGGCGAGCGGCAGGGCGTCGACATCGGCCTCGGTCTGCACGAGGTGAACCGGACCGTCGATCTGACCCATCGTCCCCTCGACTTCCGGGTGTCCGGCGTGGCCGATCAGAATGACCTCACGGCCGGCAGACACATAGTTCTTGCCTTGAATGTGCACCTTGGTGACGAGCGGGCAGGTCGCATTGAGCACCTTCAGACCGCGAAGCTCCGCTTCCTGCTCGACGACGCGTGCGACGCCATGAGCGCTGAAAATGGTGACAGCGCCCGCCGGGGCTTCGGACAATTCGGCGATAAAGCGTGCACCCTTCGCCTTGAGCGAATCGACCACATGTTTGTTATGGACGATCTCATGGCGAACGTAGACCGGCGCGCCGTATTTTTCCAGCGCACGCTCTACGATCTCGATGGCACGTATGACACCCGCACAAAACCCGCGGGGTTGGGCAAGCAAGACTTGCATTCAGCTCTCCGGCTCAGGTCGGCCGGGATGGCGGTTTCTATCGGGTTTCCATGCGCCTCGGATCAAGGCTCTGTGGAGGGTACGAGGCCAGTTTCGATGGCAAATCGTACGCACCCGCGGGGGGGACCGCCGTCCGGTCGTTTGACAAGCGACGATTGTAACCGCCGCCGCCAAATATTGCTGACGAGCCCCGGTAGGAGAGCGTCGGCGAGTGTTGCATAAATGTTGACGAATCGGCGCCTATCTGGATGGGTTCTGCGCCGATCCTGCCGCCATTGCCCGGAAACAACGGAAAACGGTATTTCAATGCCCCTGCCCGCAGGTTGAAGGCCTCCGAGTGGTCCTGCTTAAGTTGTTGATTTTATTTGCCGAAACGCTCGTTCTTCTCGCGCAGGTAGGCGATCAGGCTGTCGATGCCGCCCTGGGCGATGCGCGCCTTGAATTGCGGCTGATACAACTGGATGAGCCAGGCGTTGGCCACGTTCTCGCCCATCATGTTGATGTCGTAGATCTTCCAGCCCTTGTCGGTCTTCGTGAGACGGTAAGCGACCGACAGGTTGTCGCCCGTGCCGCTGACGGTCGCACCGACCACCACGTCGCTGCTGTTCGCGGTGAGTTTCGCCGGATCGAACTTGAACGTCAGGTCGTTGCCGCGGACTTGTGAGAGTTGCAGCGCAAAGGTGTTCACGAGCAGTTGCTGGAACTGTTCGAAGACCTGCTGTTGCTGGGCGGGCGTGGCGGCGTCGAAGGCCTTGGGGCCGACGGCAAAGCGCGTGGTGCGCAGGAAGTCGGCATACGGCAGGAAGTCGCGGGCGACGACGCGCGCGGTGGCGGTGACATCGCCGGTCTTGGCCGCCGGATCGGCCTTCACGCCTTTGACGACCGTCTCGACGGCCGTCTTCACCATGTCGTTCGGATTGGCGCTTGCCTGCGCCCAGGCGCTCGATACGGTCGCTACGCTGCCGATACCGCTCAGTGCGACGGCAGCCACCGTCATCAGGAATTTATTCATGCCAGCTTGTCTGAATAGGTTGGATTCGGGGTAGGCCGTAGTGTAGTGCACGTGACGCACACCCGGCCCCTGTATACTGCTGCGATTTTGTAAATTCACTGTTCACTGCGCATTCTCCGGGCTGATCGACGGACTTTCTCCACGATTGGTTCCTGATTCCCGCCAATGTTTAACCTTTCGTTACGTGTTGGGGCGGCGGGGGCCATGCGTCGGACGTCGCAGTGAGACTTCCACTTTCTTCCGGAACCGCTTCATGCTGACTTCGCTCGTCGTGCGCATCGTCCGTTTTTCGGCGAAGCACGCGTACCCGGTCATCTTCGCTTCGCTGCTGCTGGTGGTCGCCAGTTGCGTGTACGTCGCCAGGCATTTCGCGATCAACACCGACGTCTCCAGCCTGATCGATCTGAATACGCCGGCCGCCGAACGCGGTCGTGAAATCGACCGTGCGTTTCCGCAGAAGACCGACCTGACGCTGGCCGTCGTACAGGCACCCGCCGCCGAGTTCGCCGACAAGGCGGCGGCCGAGCTGGCGGCCAAGCTGGAAAGCGAGACGGACGTGTTCCGCGCGGTAAGTCGTCCCGGTGCAGGCGAATTCTTCGCGCACAACGCGTTGCTGTTCGCGTCGACGGACGACGTCAAGTCGCTCACGGGCAAGCTCGAAGACGCCAAACCGTTGCTCAACCGTCTTGCGCAGGACCCGAGCCTCGCCGGTCTGTCGAATCTGCTTTCGGTGACGTTGCAGACGCCGTTGCTGACCGGTCAGGTGAAGCTCTCCGATATGTCGCGCCTGTTGGGCAACGCAGCAAACGCCTCCGAGGCCGTGCTCGCCAATCGTCCGGCCGCCATGTCGTGGCGCGCGCTGGTCGCGCCCGATACCGTCGCACGCAGCTACGTGCAGGTGCAGCCGGTGCTGGATTACGGCGCGCTCGAAGCGGGCGCCAACGCGGCCACGCGCATTCGCGACGCGGTCGCCGACCTGAAGCTTGCACAGCGCTACGGCGCGACGGTGCGCCTCACCGGCCCGCGTCCACTGTCGGACGAGGAGTTCGCGTCGGTGCGCGAGGACGCCGGGCCGAACGCCGTCATTACGCTGCTCGCCGTCCTCGTGGTGCTATGGCTCGCCGTGCGCTCGGGCAAGATGATTCTCGCGGTCTTCATCACGTTGCTCGCAGGGCTGGCCGTCACGTTCGCGCTCGGTCTGATGATGGTCGGCGCGCTCAACATGATTTCCGTGGCGTTCGCCGTGCTGTTCGTCGGTATCGGTGTGGACTTCGGCATTCAGTTCGGGGTGCGCTATCGGGAAGAGCGCCATCGTCTGGAGCACGACGCAGGCAAGTCGGGCGACGAAGTACTGCGCGGCGCGCTGGCGGGCGCGGGCAAGCAGATTGCGATGCCGCTCACGCTGGCCGCAGCGGCCACGGCGGCGAGCTTCTTCTCGTTCCTGCCCACGGACTATCGCGGCGTGTCCGAATTGGGTCTGATCGCGGGTGTCGGCATTCTGTGCGTAGCGTTCCCGTCGGCAATTACGTTGCTCCCGGCGCTCATCAGCGTGTTCAAGCCGAAGGGCGAGCCGAGCCCCCCCGGGTTCCGCAGTCTCGGGCCCGTCGACGATTTCACCGAGAAGCATCGCAAGCCGTTGCTTTACGGCACGCTCGCGCTGGTCGTCGCCGGGCTGCCGTTGCTCGCGCACCTGCATTTCGACTTCAATCCGCTGCATCTGAAAGACCCGCATACGGAGTCGATGGCGACGCTCATCGATCTGTCGAATTCGCCGGAAGCGGGGGTCAACGATGTGCAATTGCTCGCACCGAATCTGGCGGATGCCGACGCCGAAGCCGCGAAGCTGCGCGCTGTGCCGGAGATCGGCCGTGTGGTGACGCTCACCACATTCCTGCCGTCCGACCAACCAGCCAAGCTGGCGATGATCGGCACGGCGGCGAAGTCGCTGCTGCCGGTGCTCACGCAAACGCCGCTGGCCGCGGCGCCGGATGCAACGCGCGTCTCGGCGCTCAAGACCGCCGCAGGCCAGTTGGAAGACGCCGCGCTCGATTACCCGGGCGAGGGCGCGAAGGAAGCGCAGCGCCTGGCGGCGGCGATGCGCAAGCTGGCGGCGGCCGATCCGGCCACGCGCGACCGAGCAGAGCGCGCCATCGCCGACCCCCTGAAGCTGGCGCTCGGTCAGTTGCGCGACGCCTTGCAGCCGCATGCGGTGACGCGCGAATCGTTGCCGAAGGACATCGCGTCGCAGTGGGTGGCCGCTGACGGGCGCGCCCTCGTCAACATCTCGCCGCGCGTGGAAAAGGGCGCGGACCCGAGCGACGACGTAATGCTGCGCAAATTCACCGAGGCCGTGCTGCGCACGACGCCGGACGCCGTCGGCGGTCCGATCTCGATTCTGCGCTCCGCCGACACGATCATTCGCGCGTTCATCGAGGCAGGCGCGTGGGCATTGTTGTCGATCACGATTCTGCTCTGGCTGGCGTTGCGCAACTTCGGCGACGTGTTGCGCACGCTGGTCCCGCTGCTGGTCTCTGCGGCCGTGACGCTTGAAGTGACGGTGCTGATCGGCTTGCCGCTGAACTTCGCGAACATCATCGCGCTGCCGTTGCTGCTGGGCGTGGGGGTGGCGTTCAAGATCTACTACGTAATCGCATGGCGTCACGGGCAGTACCGCTTGTTGGCGTCCGGTCTCACGCAGGCGATCGTGCTGTCGGCGGCGACTACAGGCATTGCGTTCGGCAGCCTCTGGCTGTCGCATCACCCGGGCACATCGAGCATGGGCAAGCTGCTGGCGCTGTCGCTGGTGTGCACGCTCATCGGCGCGGTGTTCTTCCAGCCGGTGCTGATGGGCAAGCCGCGCGGGAAAGTCGTGTCACCGAAGTCG
The Pandoraea oxalativorans genome window above contains:
- a CDS encoding phosphorylase, whose amino-acid sequence is MSQPIIVVTGMPFEARIARGDGVHVVCAQNDTLTAKLEAAIAHEGARGLVSFGTAGGLIPGLKPGQWIIAHKVLDMPEQAREYVTSIAWAEALRRAMPGALRADVAGVTAPVVSADDKAALFRESGAAAADMESHIVARVAQAHGLPFVVARVVIDPAERSLPPAALAGMRPDGAVNLLGVLGSLAKNPLQLPALLRVGKDAGRAKDAMRYGRQIISLRLGEGFGAVVAGI
- a CDS encoding IPT/TIG domain-containing protein, which produces MASIQGVSPVQISSLDNANISIVGEGFTTAVAVYFVDPSTSAKVFARSFTIVSDKQINTVVPSISTGQIRVHVVTGGTDATVPAEAKQGFGIGNTIFYSDRVQLA
- a CDS encoding glycosyltransferase is translated as MTVLAWIAALSLAIWIYLLISQGDFWRARERDDLNEDRLPAPAVWPAVAVVIPARNEAESIGQVVESLCRQDYAGRLRIVVVDDQSTDGTADLAREAAARAAADGLTRRVDVLSGQPLPGGWTGKMWAVRQGVAFASDPATNDDGIRPEYLLHTDADIAHSPDNVRRLVTRATGDNRVLVSLMAKLRCTAWFERTLIPAFVLFFQMLYPFAWVNDPKKKIAAAAGGCMLIHRPSLEAGGGIEAIRDEIIDDCAMGRMLKKQGPIWLGLTERAVSVRPYDNLGEIRKMVSRTAYAQLQYSPVLLAGTIVSLLLTFIVPPVMTIFGSGIGQWLGLFAWIAMTISYLPMLRFYRQPSSFGPMLPLVAALYTVFTFDSALQHWRGRGGMWKGRAQAKGQQSSDV
- the hpnA gene encoding hopanoid-associated sugar epimerase, with protein sequence MPSRVLVTGASGFVGSAVARTALARGHEVRLLVRGTSPRANLADLPVEVVEGDMRDAASMQRALTGVDALLHVAADYRLWAKDPNDIMRANIDGTRTVMEAALRAGVERVVYTSSVATLRVHDAAGPVDETSPNEEATTIGVYKRSKVAAERLVERMIANDGLPAVIVNPSTPIGPRDIKPTPTGRIIVEAAQGKIPAFVDTGLNLVHVDDCAEGHLLALERGRIGERYILGGDDVLLRDMLASIAGMVGRKAPKIALPRWPLYPLAMAAQGVARFTGKEPFVTVDGLKMSRYHMFFSSEKARRELGYTARAYPEGLRDALAWFGSAGYLS
- the hpnH gene encoding adenosyl-hopene transferase HpnH; translated protein: MAIPFLQQAYVGAYLMKQRFKGVKRYPLVLMLEPLFRCNLACSGCGKIDYPDPILNQRVSLKDSLDAVDECGAPVVSIAGGEPLLHKEMPEIVKGIIARKKFVYLCTNALLLEKKIDDYEPSPFFVWSIHLDGDREMHDAAVSQEGVYDRAVAAIKLAKSRGFRVNINCTLFNNADPEKVAKFFDSTKDLGLDGITVSPGYAYERAPDQQHFLNRSKTKQLFRDILKRGNGGKNWTFSQSSLFLDFLAGNRSYHCTPWGNPTRTVFGWQRPCYLLGEGYAKTYTELMNTTDWDKYGVGNYEKCADCMVHSGFEATAVNETISHPLRALGVALKGVRTEGKMADDISFAKQRPAEFVFSKHVEIKLDELRRAKA
- the ispH gene encoding 4-hydroxy-3-methylbut-2-enyl diphosphate reductase, with the protein product MQVLLAQPRGFCAGVIRAIEIVERALEKYGAPVYVRHEIVHNKHVVDSLKAKGARFIAELSEAPAGAVTIFSAHGVARVVEQEAELRGLKVLNATCPLVTKVHIQGKNYVSAGREVILIGHAGHPEVEGTMGQIDGPVHLVQTEADVDALPLAIDTPVSYVTQTTLSVDETRGIIAALQRRFTNIVGPNTKDICYATQNRQTAVRELCERVDVLLVVGATNSSNSNRLREIGSEMGLPSYLVADGSEVNPEWVRGKARIGITAGASAPERMVEDVIDALRRIDTVEVTLMDGIEETIQFRLPSELTKDEPVAARHAVAG
- a CDS encoding MlaC/ttg2D family ABC transporter substrate-binding protein; this encodes MNKFLMTVAAVALSGIGSVATVSSAWAQASANPNDMVKTAVETVVKGVKADPAAKTGDVTATARVVARDFLPYADFLRTTRFAVGPKAFDAATPAQQQQVFEQFQQLLVNTFALQLSQVRGNDLTFKFDPAKLTANSSDVVVGATVSGTGDNLSVAYRLTKTDKGWKIYDINMMGENVANAWLIQLYQPQFKARIAQGGIDSLIAYLREKNERFGK
- a CDS encoding MMPL family transporter, which encodes MLTSLVVRIVRFSAKHAYPVIFASLLLVVASCVYVARHFAINTDVSSLIDLNTPAAERGREIDRAFPQKTDLTLAVVQAPAAEFADKAAAELAAKLESETDVFRAVSRPGAGEFFAHNALLFASTDDVKSLTGKLEDAKPLLNRLAQDPSLAGLSNLLSVTLQTPLLTGQVKLSDMSRLLGNAANASEAVLANRPAAMSWRALVAPDTVARSYVQVQPVLDYGALEAGANAATRIRDAVADLKLAQRYGATVRLTGPRPLSDEEFASVREDAGPNAVITLLAVLVVLWLAVRSGKMILAVFITLLAGLAVTFALGLMMVGALNMISVAFAVLFVGIGVDFGIQFGVRYREERHRLEHDAGKSGDEVLRGALAGAGKQIAMPLTLAAAATAASFFSFLPTDYRGVSELGLIAGVGILCVAFPSAITLLPALISVFKPKGEPSPPGFRSLGPVDDFTEKHRKPLLYGTLALVVAGLPLLAHLHFDFNPLHLKDPHTESMATLIDLSNSPEAGVNDVQLLAPNLADADAEAAKLRAVPEIGRVVTLTTFLPSDQPAKLAMIGTAAKSLLPVLTQTPLAAAPDATRVSALKTAAGQLEDAALDYPGEGAKEAQRLAAAMRKLAAADPATRDRAERAIADPLKLALGQLRDALQPHAVTRESLPKDIASQWVAADGRALVNISPRVEKGADPSDDVMLRKFTEAVLRTTPDAVGGPISILRSADTIIRAFIEAGAWALLSITILLWLALRNFGDVLRTLVPLLVSAAVTLEVTVLIGLPLNFANIIALPLLLGVGVAFKIYYVIAWRHGQYRLLASGLTQAIVLSAATTGIAFGSLWLSHHPGTSSMGKLLALSLVCTLIGAVFFQPVLMGKPRGKVVSPKS